One Microvirga lotononidis genomic window carries:
- a CDS encoding glutamate cyclase domain-containing protein, with translation MNYGIVKQIYDAARAEGGGRPISARAAEALVKTVKPGDVVFIVTGAGYAPEVPNGESDGPPGAASLARAIYWGLKAVPVFVTEACHAPPVIASAKAAAVMVREFELAKNRRMGGALITAPEARDRAPDWAKDIIAEYKPAAVISIERLGPNDQGIVHGSTGVPKDCVDLGHVFIEAKKHGILTIGIGDNGNEIGFGRIYNFMRDFHPYGRECQYPGGTGVITVIDTDYFLPASVSNWGAYGIAAMVAFYLKDQDVLQTPEMERKILEACLDAGGWEMRYCTSRFIVDGTAGESSMSIVQLLRDMLRLNLAAPDRGLSHGKMKEQAL, from the coding sequence ATGAACTACGGCATCGTTAAGCAGATCTACGATGCCGCGCGAGCCGAAGGTGGTGGTCGTCCGATCAGTGCTCGCGCGGCGGAGGCGCTCGTGAAGACTGTCAAACCCGGGGATGTCGTCTTCATCGTGACCGGTGCAGGCTATGCGCCTGAAGTGCCGAATGGCGAGAGTGATGGCCCGCCCGGAGCCGCATCCTTGGCCAGGGCCATCTATTGGGGCCTGAAAGCCGTTCCAGTGTTTGTCACTGAGGCCTGCCACGCTCCTCCGGTCATTGCCTCCGCAAAGGCGGCCGCCGTCATGGTGCGAGAATTCGAACTCGCTAAAAATCGCCGCATGGGAGGCGCTCTCATCACAGCACCCGAAGCGCGGGATAGGGCGCCTGACTGGGCAAAGGATATTATCGCTGAGTATAAGCCTGCCGCGGTCATCTCGATCGAACGCCTTGGGCCAAATGACCAGGGCATTGTCCACGGTTCGACAGGGGTCCCGAAGGACTGCGTTGATCTTGGTCACGTTTTCATCGAGGCTAAGAAACATGGCATTCTGACCATTGGAATCGGCGACAATGGAAATGAAATTGGCTTTGGTCGCATCTATAACTTTATGCGGGACTTCCACCCGTATGGGCGTGAATGTCAGTATCCCGGCGGCACCGGTGTCATCACGGTGATTGATACCGATTACTTTTTGCCAGCCTCCGTATCCAACTGGGGCGCCTACGGAATCGCCGCGATGGTGGCCTTTTATCTAAAAGACCAGGATGTTCTCCAGACACCTGAGATGGAGCGCAAGATTCTTGAAGCCTGTCTCGACGCGGGTGGGTGGGAGATGCGCTATTGTACCTCCCGCTTTATCGTCGATGGAACCGCGGGCGAAAGCTCGATGTCGATTGTCCAGCTGCTCCGGGATATGCTGCGCCTGAATCTTGCCGCGCCGGATCGGGGTCTTTCTCACGGTAAAATGAAGGAGCAGGCGCTATGA
- a CDS encoding Bug family tripartite tricarboxylate transporter substrate binding protein, with the protein MRSLLNRSLSVLAVASALLAVPALAVDSYPSRAIRIIVPYSPGGQGDITARLISEKLATSIGKPVTVENRAGANGIIGIDALAKAEPNGYTIGVVVASHALSRAIVPQLPYDPVKDFTPITTTALTQMAMVISPKLPVSTVQEFIDYAKKHPGELAYKSAGPGSNSHLFGAWFADAAGIEMIHVPYKGSGDSMPDLMSGVVQMGFDTLPAVRGHVDSKQIKMIAAGGPDRSSQYPNVPTVEEAGLKGFAANSWGMVLAPKGTPKAIVDRLNAEIGAILRSDDVKAKFETMGATVVANSPAEAEAMLEREEALYTDLVKRLGISITN; encoded by the coding sequence ATGAGGAGTCTTCTGAATAGATCCTTATCTGTGCTGGCGGTCGCTAGCGCGTTACTTGCCGTCCCGGCCCTGGCGGTGGATAGCTACCCGAGCCGCGCCATTCGCATTATCGTCCCCTATTCACCTGGAGGGCAGGGAGATATCACTGCAAGGCTTATTAGTGAAAAGCTTGCAACTAGCATCGGCAAGCCTGTAACGGTAGAAAACCGGGCTGGAGCCAATGGTATCATCGGGATTGATGCGCTGGCGAAGGCGGAGCCGAATGGATACACGATCGGAGTTGTCGTTGCTTCACATGCCCTGTCGCGTGCAATCGTACCGCAATTGCCCTACGATCCTGTCAAGGACTTTACGCCGATTACAACCACGGCTCTGACTCAAATGGCAATGGTGATCAGCCCAAAGTTGCCTGTGAGCACCGTTCAAGAGTTCATCGATTACGCGAAAAAGCACCCCGGGGAGCTCGCGTACAAATCGGCCGGCCCGGGCAGTAATTCGCATCTGTTCGGGGCTTGGTTCGCGGACGCGGCAGGGATCGAAATGATCCATGTTCCCTATAAGGGCAGCGGCGACTCGATGCCGGATCTCATGAGTGGGGTCGTGCAGATGGGCTTTGACACCCTTCCTGCTGTCCGCGGTCACGTTGATAGCAAGCAGATCAAAATGATCGCCGCTGGCGGGCCTGACCGTTCGTCGCAATACCCCAACGTGCCGACCGTTGAAGAAGCGGGTTTGAAAGGGTTTGCCGCGAACTCCTGGGGGATGGTCCTGGCTCCTAAAGGTACTCCAAAAGCCATTGTTGATCGATTGAACGCTGAGATAGGTGCCATCCTACGATCTGATGACGTGAAGGCCAAGTTCGAGACGATGGGCGCAACTGTCGTGGCCAACTCGCCTGCCGAGGCCGAAGCAATGCTGGAACGGGAGGAGGCTCTTTATACCGATCTCGTTAAGAGACTCGGCATCAGCATCACAAACTAG
- a CDS encoding LysR family transcriptional regulator: protein MSQTQRPLNVRQLEAFRAVMLTGTMTGGGRLLSISQPAITRLIRDLELELKLTLFRRDKTRITPTREARELYREVERHFVSTERIREAALAIRQYNAGQIRVAAILALSVSCTPKAVARFASSYPNMVISVHSGASIDIIDLVLNGSVDVGFVAIPPGHDQLDHEDVPSSEVVCLLPRCHPLAGKKVIHPEDLHRQDFVALGPSSLMRLELNALLQLAGSEPRVRVESLFSSTVTAYVNRGLGIAVVDPLAAALADPETTVVRAFRPTIKYTLSVVYPPRAARSPPLEDFVNVFLQALREEIDFTQALIEQS, encoded by the coding sequence ATGAGTCAAACTCAACGTCCCCTTAATGTCCGCCAACTCGAGGCCTTCCGGGCCGTGATGCTGACTGGAACGATGACAGGAGGAGGGCGTCTCCTGTCAATATCGCAGCCGGCCATCACGCGTCTCATCAGAGATCTCGAGCTTGAGCTCAAGCTGACCCTGTTTCGCCGAGACAAAACTCGTATTACGCCAACACGGGAAGCACGAGAGCTTTATCGCGAGGTCGAGCGGCATTTTGTAAGCACAGAACGCATTCGCGAAGCGGCTCTGGCAATTCGGCAATACAATGCAGGACAGATACGCGTGGCGGCCATTTTGGCTCTTTCAGTGTCCTGTACTCCGAAGGCAGTCGCGCGGTTCGCAAGCAGTTACCCAAACATGGTCATCTCGGTCCATAGTGGTGCATCAATCGATATTATCGATCTGGTTTTGAATGGCAGTGTCGATGTGGGCTTCGTTGCTATTCCTCCAGGCCATGACCAGCTTGATCATGAAGACGTTCCGTCATCAGAAGTTGTCTGCCTTCTGCCCCGTTGTCATCCATTAGCGGGTAAGAAGGTCATTCATCCGGAAGACCTTCATCGGCAGGATTTCGTAGCCTTGGGCCCAAGCAGCCTGATGCGGCTCGAACTGAACGCACTGCTGCAACTTGCAGGCTCAGAGCCTCGGGTGCGGGTTGAAAGTCTGTTTTCCTCAACTGTCACGGCCTATGTCAACCGGGGGCTCGGCATCGCAGTTGTAGATCCCCTGGCGGCAGCCCTTGCTGACCCCGAGACGACAGTGGTTCGAGCGTTTCGCCCAACCATTAAGTATACGCTCTCAGTCGTCTACCCGCCGCGCGCTGCCCGTTCTCCTCCCTTAGAGGATTTCGTGAATGTTTTTCTGCAAGCCTTGCGGGAGGAGATTGACTTTACTCAAGCCTTGATTGAGCAGTCCTGA
- a CDS encoding MucR family transcriptional regulator yields the protein MNTPEVATTPTSNDLIQMTAHVVTAYVAHNSLVRQDIPSLIENVHKAFVKIQGGPEEIKIAEPLQPRMPIKKTITPDYLISLEDGRQYRTLKRHLRGLGLTPDGYRVKWGLPHDYPMVAPNYSQQRSEMAKTMGLGAQRKKPAKKAGRRPAAASA from the coding sequence ATGAACACCCCTGAAGTCGCCACCACACCGACGAGCAACGATCTTATTCAGATGACGGCACATGTCGTGACGGCCTACGTGGCGCACAATTCCCTGGTCCGGCAGGACATTCCGTCCTTGATCGAGAACGTGCACAAGGCGTTCGTCAAGATCCAAGGCGGGCCTGAGGAGATCAAGATTGCAGAGCCTCTGCAGCCTCGGATGCCGATCAAGAAGACGATCACGCCGGACTACCTGATCAGCCTGGAGGATGGCCGCCAGTATCGCACCCTGAAGCGGCACCTGAGGGGACTGGGCCTGACGCCGGACGGATACCGCGTCAAATGGGGTCTGCCTCACGACTATCCGATGGTCGCGCCGAACTATTCTCAGCAACGTTCTGAGATGGCGAAGACCATGGGTCTTGGCGCCCAGCGGAAGAAACCTGCAAAGAAGGCGGGCCGTCGCCCCGCTGCGGCATCGGCGTAA
- a CDS encoding thermonuclease family protein, producing MSLLVSAALALLFVYLVWNWIRYSAKQTINPRDLCVIDGDTVWIIAPERSVSEKIRLQNVDAPELRRPRSRKELTRAVAATEFLRETIDRARFATIRRKSKDRYGRTLARIAIDGSDLGRLLVRAGHAKRWT from the coding sequence ATGAGCCTTCTTGTTTCGGCGGCCCTCGCTCTCCTGTTCGTCTACCTGGTGTGGAACTGGATCCGGTACTCTGCAAAGCAGACCATCAATCCACGAGATCTCTGTGTGATCGACGGTGACACCGTGTGGATCATCGCGCCGGAACGATCCGTCTCAGAAAAGATCCGCTTGCAGAACGTGGATGCGCCTGAACTCCGGCGCCCGCGGTCCCGTAAAGAGCTCACCAGGGCTGTTGCCGCGACCGAGTTCCTCCGGGAGACGATCGACCGGGCCCGTTTTGCCACCATCCGCAGGAAGAGTAAGGATCGATACGGGAGAACCCTCGCCCGTATCGCAATCGACGGCTCTGACCTGGGCCGCCTCCTTGTCCGCGCTGGTCATGCCAAACGCTGGACCTGA
- the dinB gene encoding DNA polymerase IV: protein MDAFFASVEQRDNPDLRGKPVAVGGSRERGVVAAASYEARRFGVHSAMPSVTARRKCADLIFVKPRFDVYKQVSLQIREIFHEYTPLVEPLSLDEAYLDVTENLKGIPYATQVAREIRAKIFQETGLTASVGISYQKFLAKMASDQRKPNGMFVITPEMGPAFMEQLPIQKFHGIGPATAAKFNRLGIFTGLDLKGRSLEFLQERFGKAGSYYYWLAQGVDHRPVCPDRIRKSVGAENTFSNDLTELEAMKTALQPIIDKVWRHCDQTGVRGRTVTLKVKYADFHQITRSRTLSGMVEGREALEAASFELLSALVPFPKPVRLLGVSLSTLNTDEESEPPQLSLAL, encoded by the coding sequence ATGGATGCATTCTTCGCCAGCGTGGAGCAGCGTGACAATCCAGACCTCCGTGGGAAGCCTGTAGCGGTGGGCGGCTCAAGAGAGCGGGGTGTCGTGGCGGCTGCGAGCTATGAGGCTCGCCGCTTTGGTGTCCATTCGGCAATGCCTTCGGTCACCGCGCGCCGCAAGTGTGCTGATCTGATCTTCGTGAAACCACGCTTCGACGTCTACAAGCAGGTTTCCCTGCAGATCCGCGAGATCTTCCATGAGTACACGCCCCTGGTGGAGCCGCTCTCGCTGGACGAGGCGTATCTTGATGTTACCGAGAACCTGAAGGGTATTCCCTATGCAACCCAGGTTGCACGTGAGATCCGAGCGAAGATCTTTCAGGAGACAGGGCTGACTGCTTCGGTTGGTATATCATACCAGAAATTCCTGGCGAAGATGGCGTCGGATCAGCGTAAGCCCAACGGCATGTTCGTGATCACGCCGGAGATGGGGCCGGCGTTTATGGAGCAACTCCCCATCCAGAAGTTTCATGGGATCGGTCCGGCGACGGCTGCGAAGTTCAACAGGCTTGGTATTTTCACTGGGCTTGATTTGAAAGGACGCTCGCTTGAGTTTCTCCAGGAGCGGTTCGGCAAGGCAGGGAGCTATTATTACTGGCTCGCCCAGGGCGTCGATCATCGTCCCGTGTGCCCAGACCGGATCCGGAAGTCTGTGGGGGCCGAAAACACGTTCTCGAACGATCTAACGGAATTGGAAGCGATGAAGACGGCGCTCCAGCCGATCATCGACAAAGTCTGGCGGCATTGCGATCAAACGGGGGTGCGGGGCCGTACGGTGACGCTTAAGGTCAAGTATGCGGATTTTCACCAGATCACCCGCAGCCGAACGCTGTCAGGCATGGTAGAGGGCAGGGAAGCGCTCGAGGCTGCGTCGTTTGAACTTCTGTCGGCTTTGGTTCCCTTTCCCAAGCCGGTTCGGCTCCTTGGGGTCTCCCTCTCCACCTTGAATACAGATGAAGAATCCGAACCCCCGCAGTTATCGCTGGCCCTCTGA
- the recA gene encoding recombinase RecA — protein sequence MSLDKNKAIETAVAQIERAFGKGAIMRLGGDQVVEVETISTGSLGLDIALGVGGLPKGRIIEIYGPESSGKTTLTLHAIAEAQKKGGVCAFIDAEHALDPVYARKLGVNLDDLIVSQPDHGEQALEIADTMVRSGAIDVVIIDSVAALTPKAEIEGEMGESRPGLQARLMSQALRKLTGSIHRTNTLVIFINQIRMKIGVTYGSPETTTGGNALKFYASVRLDIRRTSTLKDRDEPIGNQVRVKVVKNKVAPPFKQVEFDIMFGEGISKMGELIDLGVKAGVVEKSGAWFSYDSQRLGQGRENSKTFLKENPEIAAQIEGKIRENAGLLMHDLQANDTGDAAADDAA from the coding sequence ATGAGCTTGGATAAGAACAAGGCGATCGAAACAGCAGTCGCGCAGATCGAACGCGCCTTCGGCAAAGGCGCAATCATGCGCCTGGGCGGCGATCAGGTTGTGGAGGTTGAGACAATCTCGACTGGCTCGCTTGGACTCGATATTGCCCTGGGTGTCGGTGGCCTGCCGAAGGGCCGCATCATCGAGATTTATGGGCCGGAGTCGTCGGGCAAGACCACGCTCACGCTTCACGCCATTGCCGAGGCCCAGAAGAAGGGCGGCGTTTGCGCCTTTATCGACGCTGAGCATGCGCTCGACCCGGTCTATGCCCGCAAGCTGGGTGTCAATCTCGACGATCTCATTGTGTCCCAGCCGGATCATGGCGAGCAGGCGCTGGAGATTGCCGATACGATGGTGCGCTCCGGCGCAATCGACGTCGTGATCATCGATTCCGTCGCGGCCCTGACCCCGAAGGCCGAAATCGAGGGCGAGATGGGCGAGAGCCGCCCTGGCCTCCAGGCCCGTCTGATGAGCCAGGCGCTGCGAAAGCTGACTGGCTCCATCCACCGGACGAACACGCTGGTGATTTTCATCAACCAGATCCGCATGAAGATCGGCGTGACGTACGGCTCCCCTGAGACGACGACGGGCGGCAACGCCCTGAAGTTCTACGCCTCGGTGCGCCTGGATATCCGCCGCACGTCGACTCTGAAGGATCGCGACGAGCCGATTGGCAACCAGGTGCGCGTGAAGGTCGTCAAGAACAAGGTGGCTCCGCCCTTCAAGCAGGTCGAGTTCGACATCATGTTCGGTGAGGGCATCTCGAAGATGGGCGAGCTCATCGATCTCGGCGTCAAGGCTGGGGTGGTCGAGAAGTCGGGCGCCTGGTTCTCCTACGATAGCCAGCGTCTCGGGCAGGGCCGCGAAAACTCCAAGACCTTCCTAAAGGAGAACCCGGAGATCGCGGCCCAGATCGAGGGCAAGATCCGCGAGAATGCGGGCCTGCTCATGCATGATCTTCAAGCCAACGATACGGGCGATGCCGCAGCCGATGATGCAGCGTAA
- a CDS encoding GGDEF domain-containing protein, translating to MSKKAPNRARSLNRLKVVLVILGAGCIIAAACLLWLIADRQDKMARVSRLDVAWVANKAEAEFFRLQHSLLAYRTGDSGVTADDVILRFDIVQSRFTMLKDGNFGSFIQSKEDTKAAADRLDEIRRAAEPFIYGIEKPGAPSQAATILAPIAMILPHLVGTANQYVADLITDNHVALMGLHRTFTLMMIGMILCGFGLIAFMKRQNDLLEDAHDEVQDLAKNLTHLAHHDALTGLANRVLFRQCLDADLDKLRTQGEPLTVLYLDLDGFKQVNDKLGHATGDELLRIVAKRLQNTVRANDVPARLGGDEFAILLRDPVSVNIAETISQRIIAAISAPIGLDRQEITIGTSIGIFMAKDPGLTHDEIMRGADKALYQAKSEGRGRYRSFDVVTLPDQQVA from the coding sequence ATGAGCAAGAAGGCGCCCAACCGGGCGCGATCTCTCAACAGGCTCAAGGTTGTCCTGGTGATCCTCGGAGCCGGCTGCATCATCGCGGCCGCCTGCCTCCTATGGCTCATTGCCGACCGCCAGGATAAAATGGCACGAGTTTCGCGCCTGGACGTCGCGTGGGTCGCGAATAAGGCCGAGGCCGAATTCTTCCGCCTTCAGCATTCCCTTCTCGCTTATCGTACCGGCGACAGCGGCGTGACTGCCGACGATGTCATTCTCAGGTTTGACATCGTCCAAAGCCGCTTCACTATGCTGAAGGACGGCAACTTCGGTTCCTTCATCCAAAGCAAGGAAGACACAAAGGCGGCTGCTGATCGTCTCGATGAGATCCGCAGGGCTGCAGAGCCATTCATTTACGGTATCGAGAAGCCGGGCGCGCCTTCTCAAGCCGCAACGATACTTGCGCCAATCGCAATGATCTTGCCGCATCTCGTGGGTACGGCAAACCAATATGTCGCCGACTTGATTACCGATAATCATGTTGCCCTTATGGGTTTGCATCGCACTTTCACCCTCATGATGATCGGAATGATCCTCTGCGGCTTCGGACTGATTGCCTTCATGAAGCGGCAGAACGACTTGTTGGAGGATGCCCATGACGAGGTTCAGGATCTGGCCAAGAACCTGACCCACTTGGCCCACCATGATGCCCTGACGGGGTTGGCCAATCGGGTTCTGTTCCGCCAGTGTTTGGACGCAGACCTCGACAAGCTCCGCACTCAGGGCGAGCCGTTGACGGTCTTGTATCTGGATCTAGACGGATTCAAGCAGGTCAACGACAAGCTCGGCCACGCGACCGGTGATGAATTGCTTCGGATCGTCGCGAAGCGTCTTCAGAACACGGTCCGGGCCAATGACGTCCCTGCCCGTCTTGGCGGCGATGAGTTCGCCATCCTGCTCAGAGATCCTGTGTCGGTTAATATTGCCGAGACAATCTCGCAGCGGATCATCGCGGCGATCAGTGCACCAATTGGACTGGATCGCCAGGAGATTACAATCGGAACAAGTATCGGGATCTTCATGGCGAAGGATCCCGGATTGACCCACGACGAGATTATGCGAGGCGCGGACAAAGCCTTGTATCAGGCGAAATCGGAAGGCAGAGGACGCTATCGCTCGTTCGACGTTGTCACCCTGCCGGATCAACAGGTCGCTTAA
- a CDS encoding putative bifunctional diguanylate cyclase/phosphodiesterase has product MSIRDRWNRTRDLVTGLENRANFIDRLDREISAHQARNEQLAILCLDIDGFKDINDLYGHTTGDHTLRDVASKLTTVLSRGQILARLGGDEFAVLMPDIESPTEVRILAERLQRAVAAGLQVKDLPGSVSVSIGVALYPTDAGDRAELLSCADTALHRVKEESSGSCRFFDTTMGDKLRERRTIEQDLRQALQDDQLYLVYQPQAKIGTGEVTGFEALLRWKHPVRGDVPPGLFIPIAEESNLILTLGEWVLRTACREAASWTRPLTIAVNVSTRQLIDEGLAELVQSILADTNLSPQRLEIEVTETALISDPSRARQTLKRVKALGVTIAMDDFGTGYSSLSNVREFPLDKIKIDRSFIKAVHANKQAAAIVRAVRLLCDGLGLPVIAEGVETADELRFLINEGFTDAQGYLLGAPVPASDIGPLVFENVIPLPSARLRIVSEAAV; this is encoded by the coding sequence ATGAGCATCCGGGACCGCTGGAACCGGACCCGTGATCTTGTGACGGGCCTTGAGAACCGGGCCAACTTCATTGACAGGCTCGATCGTGAAATCTCCGCCCATCAGGCCAGGAACGAACAGCTGGCAATCCTTTGCCTCGACATCGACGGCTTCAAGGACATTAACGATCTTTATGGTCATACGACCGGCGACCACACTCTTCGGGATGTTGCCAGCAAGCTGACGACAGTCCTGAGCCGCGGGCAAATCCTTGCACGGCTTGGCGGTGACGAGTTTGCGGTTCTCATGCCTGATATTGAAAGCCCGACAGAAGTCCGAATCCTTGCAGAGCGGCTGCAGAGAGCCGTCGCAGCTGGCCTTCAGGTCAAAGACCTTCCCGGGTCCGTATCCGTGAGCATCGGCGTCGCCTTGTATCCAACCGATGCCGGTGACCGGGCCGAGTTGCTCTCATGCGCCGATACTGCTCTTCACCGGGTCAAGGAGGAATCGAGCGGGTCCTGCCGCTTCTTCGATACAACGATGGGCGACAAACTGCGCGAGCGCCGGACGATCGAACAGGATCTCCGCCAAGCGCTTCAGGACGATCAACTCTACCTTGTCTACCAGCCCCAGGCGAAGATCGGCACGGGGGAGGTCACGGGCTTTGAGGCGCTGTTGCGGTGGAAGCATCCCGTCCGTGGTGACGTCCCGCCTGGGCTCTTCATACCGATTGCCGAGGAGAGCAACCTTATCCTAACCTTAGGCGAATGGGTCCTGCGCACAGCCTGCCGCGAGGCGGCAAGCTGGACCCGACCACTCACGATCGCAGTCAATGTTTCTACCCGGCAGCTCATTGATGAGGGCCTCGCCGAGTTGGTTCAGAGCATTCTGGCAGATACCAACTTGTCGCCACAGCGCCTCGAGATCGAGGTTACTGAGACAGCCCTCATCAGTGATCCAAGTCGAGCCCGCCAAACGCTCAAGAGGGTCAAGGCGCTGGGCGTCACCATAGCCATGGACGATTTCGGAACCGGCTATTCCTCCTTGTCGAATGTGCGGGAGTTTCCGCTCGACAAGATCAAGATCGATCGATCGTTCATCAAGGCGGTTCATGCCAATAAGCAGGCGGCCGCGATCGTCCGGGCCGTGCGCTTGCTGTGTGATGGTCTCGGCCTGCCCGTCATCGCCGAAGGTGTTGAGACAGCGGACGAGCTCCGATTCCTGATCAATGAGGGGTTCACCGACGCGCAGGGCTACCTCCTGGGCGCTCCTGTCCCTGCCAGTGATATTGGACCCCTGGTCTTCGAGAATGTCATTCCGCTGCCGAGCGCTCGCCTCCGCATTGTCAGCGAAGCGGCAGTCTAA
- a CDS encoding AraC family transcriptional regulator, producing MDPVGKALWLIESRFAQSISLPDIAEVSGVSRFHLSRAFGLATGRTVMGYLRSRRLTEAARVLSKGAPDILSVALDAGYGSHEAFTRAFRDQFGLTPECVRAQGHLDNLELVEPIRMDQALLVNLEAPRMEDGRALLIAGLSGRYTFETNEGIPAQWQRFSPYIGSVPEQVGWTTYGVCCNCDDAGSFEYICGVEVSDFSDIPEELSRIRIATQRYAVFTHRGHISTIRSTVYSIWNKYLPGSGLEVADAPDFERYDERFDPGSGSGEVEIWIPIKQ from the coding sequence ATGGACCCTGTCGGCAAAGCCCTGTGGCTGATCGAGAGCCGCTTCGCGCAATCGATTTCGTTGCCCGATATCGCGGAGGTGAGCGGCGTCTCTCGCTTTCACCTGTCGCGGGCCTTTGGGCTCGCAACTGGCCGCACCGTCATGGGTTATCTCCGCAGCCGCCGACTCACCGAGGCCGCTCGGGTGCTTTCCAAGGGTGCGCCAGATATTCTGTCGGTAGCCCTCGATGCGGGTTATGGCTCCCACGAGGCTTTCACCCGGGCCTTTCGCGATCAGTTCGGCCTCACGCCCGAATGCGTGCGAGCCCAGGGTCATCTCGACAACCTTGAACTTGTGGAGCCAATCAGGATGGATCAGGCACTTCTCGTCAATCTGGAAGCCCCGCGTATGGAAGACGGTCGGGCGCTGCTGATCGCCGGTCTTAGCGGCCGCTATACCTTTGAGACGAACGAGGGCATTCCCGCCCAGTGGCAGCGCTTTAGCCCCTACATCGGTAGCGTCCCCGAGCAGGTCGGCTGGACGACCTACGGGGTTTGTTGCAACTGCGATGATGCGGGCAGCTTCGAGTACATCTGCGGTGTCGAGGTCTCCGACTTTTCCGACATCCCTGAGGAGTTGAGCCGCATCCGCATTGCCACCCAGCGCTATGCCGTGTTCACGCACCGGGGGCACATTTCCACGATCCGCAGCACGGTCTACTCGATCTGGAACAAGTACCTGCCGGGGTCGGGACTTGAGGTGGCGGATGCGCCAGACTTCGAGCGCTATGACGAGCGCTTCGATCCCGGGAGCGGTTCTGGCGAGGTCGAAATCTGGATTCCAATCAAGCAATGA
- a CDS encoding DUF1194 domain-containing protein, which yields MIGIMRGLVVPLALILAVSGAWGAEGKPGVDLALVLAVDISQSMETDEQDLQRQGYVEALRSPEVQQAIRQGLLGRIAVTYVEWSGTEEQQVLVPWTVIEQPEDALGFAEHLIQSPIHRAGYTSISGVIDFSLGLLRESGVDPARRVIDISGDGPNNQGRPVTEARDEAVSLGTTINGLPIMLEQPRGPWDIPDLDLYYRDCVIGGAGAFMIPIRERRQFLEAIRTKIVREVSDLRIPETFVQRAQITTSADCPAGVPRPRRPAGE from the coding sequence ATGATCGGCATCATGCGTGGCCTTGTAGTTCCTCTGGCTCTCATCCTGGCGGTTTCGGGGGCCTGGGGTGCCGAGGGTAAACCCGGGGTCGATCTCGCCCTCGTGCTGGCAGTCGACATCTCCCAGTCCATGGAGACCGACGAGCAGGACTTGCAGCGGCAGGGCTATGTCGAGGCCTTACGCTCCCCGGAGGTTCAGCAGGCGATCCGCCAGGGTTTGCTCGGACGCATTGCCGTGACCTATGTGGAGTGGTCCGGAACAGAGGAACAACAGGTGCTCGTCCCCTGGACGGTGATCGAGCAGCCCGAGGATGCGCTTGGGTTCGCCGAGCACCTGATACAGAGTCCGATCCACCGCGCGGGGTACACGTCCATCTCCGGGGTGATCGACTTCAGCCTCGGGCTGCTGCGCGAGAGCGGCGTCGATCCTGCTCGCCGAGTCATCGACATCTCAGGTGACGGGCCGAACAACCAGGGCCGGCCCGTAACGGAGGCCCGCGACGAGGCCGTCAGTCTGGGGACCACGATCAACGGCCTGCCGATCATGCTGGAGCAGCCCCGCGGGCCATGGGACATCCCGGATCTCGACCTGTACTACCGCGACTGCGTCATCGGCGGTGCGGGGGCCTTTATGATCCCGATCCGCGAGCGGCGTCAGTTTCTTGAGGCGATCCGGACCAAGATCGTGCGTGAGGTCTCTGACCTTCGGATCCCTGAAACGTTCGTCCAACGGGCCCAAATCACGACGTCCGCGGATTGCCCTGCGGGAGTTCCCCGTCCCAGGAGGCCGGCGGGCGAATAG